A part of Micromonospora chersina genomic DNA contains:
- a CDS encoding TIR domain-containing protein: protein MAVGAHPTRSDRPIDFFISYSPADERWATWLAWEFEAAGYRTLLQAWDFVAGTNFIDFMDRGVREAEVVVAVLSERYLHSTYGKLEWQAALRADPDGTGNKLVTVRVEDCPIDGLLATITYVDLVGVSDPAQARGRVLDRIRQTLDGRAKPMRQPAFPHHPADPPGVLAAPATGAPAPRRARRTPINPPPFPPAAAVPTARGALSVLHVAGPRFGRGVIEPGAPVTPGELQEHLMGDLTLLMNDGVPRPDLLVVAGNLTESGSPREFSDALSFLTGLRVLLGLEPHRLVVVPGPRDVTMAASRAYFATCEADDVDPQPPYWPKWRHYARLFDELYQGLEDRIFDSEQPWTLFPVPDLRVVVAGLNSTVAITHREEDRYGFLGEAQSTWFAQRLRHYQQSGWLRLGAMAHAPGPRTPYADEVAVPDRASLRDRGSFNRLVGPMLNLLLADAAPGARVDPVVPLATASRDGRAQVLRLDAGGMTRWVLGRDDRHEVGEPTSLSWPRAEATFGAAGPAQVPDPRRPAVVEGPTQGEAVDPPAAAPAVAPPAPLERLLDRLAEVCEARHDRVLLRRVEADPPHLYVTYRADGVVRQQRVGAYVGTPAPADVDHFARRVHATDPDIPSELVYDGDRVPRGLAEAAQRRGVRLLHLTEFQGLLDLREYVAAQTARLQADRLYPPGQYVPQRYRHLVGADQRVREDVVDELLELISAPDGRFVLVLGDFGRGKTFALREVARRLPTAAPDLIPILVELRALDKAHSVDGLVAAHLANHGEQVIDLKAFRYMLRQGRIVLLFDGFDELVARVTYDRAADHLETLLQAAEGHAKIVVSSRTQHFKTNSQVLTALGERVGLLPHRRVLAIEDFTPGQIETFLRNRYGGDERAARERLDLLAGVKDLLGLSRNPRMLGFIANLDEGRLAAVAGAGGTFSAAALYREILESWLDFEERRTQGIPGAPVSLRRPELWHAVSRLAFQLWESGESYLRLAELAEAAGQLAGLADSRLSGPQAIHAVGAGSLLVRTDDGLFGFIHTSVMEWLVAEGIAAQLNRGEEPTALAVRPLSALTVEFLGDLADPARCTAWTARVLGDETAGETVRANALRLSARLRLPDRADLRGAVLRGEDLSHRELAGADLTGADLTDTRLVATNLTEARLEHARLRGARLDQARLAGADLRDAELAGARLFRADLRGARITGSRWHRTALIDVSADAALLRAPELRGAVVAPGRPVAPGLAPPAVGVAYGFEVGRLPVPVAYSPDGAVLAVGSDDGGVLICDTAAGLPVRTLQGHRGRVYAVRFDAASHQLVTGAADLTVRLWDADHGDVRHVIEDVFAGWVWPLLTDGERGRLVVGDAAGVVRLYDTRTARLRHEWPGHAAPIWGTSFSPDGRRVVVVDSAGVVRGWDIPSGRLAFEVREPEVVYRVVHSPDGRLLAAVGQHGRVWIRRATDGELLRQPRGHEADVYALDIHPDGTLMATGDTHGALRLWEVETGRPVRVLGRQRGAIYSVRFNGDGSLLATAASDGAIQLWDSADGQLRHDLTRHRGSVWPVVWRPDQAQVATSSNDGTTRLWDVRTGQLQHTLRGHGRRVTALSFRDDGEVLAACGNDGVVRLWEPRTGRLVRQLASPADRLLSAVFCPGESLVAAPSGDGGVHLWNTDTGVDERELNVDTDHVWATAFSPDGDALATANDDDTVRLWYRRTGRHFATLTPHRGRVRAMAFSPDGETIATGCDDQLVRLWDAATATCRLTLEHHTDRVYAVSFNTDGTLLASASNDGVAVVWDALTGERRTTLTEHTGRLWSCAFSPNGNLLATAGDDLVIRLWDPGTGRLHGTLAAHTRRVWSVAFSPDSSLLASAGDDGTVRLWDVADPEHAQLRTTLIGLPDGWAAVSPDGRYKLDGDPGGQFWHVIGTCRFEVGELDPYLTQVRRLAVDAPF, encoded by the coding sequence GTGGCTGTAGGCGCGCACCCGACCCGGTCCGACCGCCCCATCGACTTCTTCATCAGCTACTCGCCCGCCGACGAGCGCTGGGCGACGTGGCTGGCGTGGGAGTTCGAGGCGGCCGGCTACCGCACCCTGCTCCAGGCGTGGGACTTCGTGGCCGGCACCAACTTCATCGACTTCATGGACCGCGGGGTCCGCGAGGCCGAGGTGGTGGTGGCGGTCCTGTCCGAACGCTACCTGCACTCCACCTACGGCAAGCTGGAATGGCAGGCCGCGCTGCGCGCCGACCCCGACGGCACCGGCAACAAGCTGGTCACCGTGCGGGTCGAGGACTGCCCGATCGACGGCCTGCTCGCCACCATCACCTACGTCGACCTGGTCGGCGTGAGCGACCCGGCGCAGGCGCGGGGCCGGGTGCTCGACCGGATCCGGCAGACGCTCGACGGCCGCGCAAAGCCCATGCGGCAGCCGGCCTTCCCGCACCATCCTGCCGACCCGCCCGGGGTGCTCGCCGCGCCCGCCACCGGTGCGCCGGCGCCGCGCCGCGCCCGGCGTACCCCCATCAACCCGCCGCCGTTCCCGCCGGCGGCGGCCGTGCCCACCGCGCGCGGCGCCCTGAGCGTGCTCCACGTCGCCGGGCCGCGCTTCGGGCGGGGGGTGATCGAGCCGGGCGCCCCGGTCACCCCCGGGGAGTTGCAGGAACACCTGATGGGCGACCTCACCCTGCTCATGAACGACGGGGTGCCCCGGCCGGACCTGCTGGTGGTGGCCGGCAACCTCACCGAGTCGGGCAGCCCCCGGGAGTTTTCCGACGCGCTGAGCTTCCTCACCGGGCTGCGGGTGCTGCTCGGCCTGGAGCCGCACCGGCTGGTCGTGGTGCCCGGCCCGCGTGACGTCACCATGGCCGCGAGCCGGGCCTACTTCGCCACCTGCGAGGCCGACGACGTCGACCCGCAGCCGCCCTACTGGCCGAAGTGGCGGCACTACGCGCGGCTGTTCGACGAGCTCTATCAGGGCCTCGAGGACCGGATCTTCGACAGCGAGCAGCCGTGGACCCTCTTCCCGGTGCCGGACCTGCGCGTCGTGGTGGCCGGGCTGAACTCCACCGTCGCGATCACCCATCGCGAGGAGGACCGCTACGGCTTCCTCGGCGAGGCGCAGTCCACCTGGTTCGCCCAGCGGCTGCGCCACTACCAGCAGTCCGGCTGGCTGCGGCTGGGCGCCATGGCGCACGCCCCCGGCCCGCGCACCCCGTACGCCGACGAGGTGGCCGTGCCGGACCGGGCGTCCCTGCGCGACCGCGGCTCGTTCAACCGGCTGGTCGGCCCGATGCTCAACCTGCTGCTCGCCGACGCCGCGCCCGGCGCCCGGGTCGACCCGGTGGTGCCGCTGGCCACCGCCTCCCGCGACGGCCGTGCCCAGGTGCTCCGGCTCGACGCCGGCGGGATGACCCGCTGGGTGCTCGGCCGCGACGACAGGCACGAGGTGGGCGAGCCGACCAGCCTGAGCTGGCCGCGCGCCGAGGCGACGTTCGGCGCGGCCGGCCCGGCCCAGGTGCCCGATCCGCGGCGGCCCGCCGTGGTGGAGGGGCCCACCCAGGGCGAGGCCGTCGACCCGCCGGCCGCCGCGCCGGCGGTGGCCCCGCCCGCCCCGCTGGAGCGCCTGCTCGACCGGCTCGCCGAGGTCTGCGAGGCGCGCCACGACCGGGTGCTGCTCCGCCGGGTCGAGGCCGACCCGCCGCACCTCTACGTCACCTACCGGGCGGACGGCGTGGTCCGGCAGCAGCGGGTCGGGGCGTACGTGGGCACCCCGGCCCCGGCCGACGTCGACCACTTCGCCCGGCGGGTGCACGCCACCGACCCGGACATCCCCTCGGAGCTGGTCTACGACGGCGACCGGGTGCCGCGCGGGCTGGCCGAGGCGGCGCAGCGGCGCGGTGTGCGGCTGCTGCACCTGACCGAGTTCCAGGGCCTGCTCGACCTGCGCGAATACGTGGCCGCGCAGACCGCCCGGCTCCAGGCCGACCGGCTCTACCCGCCCGGCCAGTACGTGCCGCAGCGCTACCGGCACCTGGTCGGCGCCGACCAGCGGGTCCGCGAGGACGTCGTGGACGAGCTGCTGGAGCTGATCTCCGCGCCGGACGGCCGGTTCGTGCTGGTGCTGGGCGACTTCGGCCGGGGCAAGACCTTCGCCCTGCGCGAGGTGGCCCGCCGGCTGCCCACGGCCGCCCCGGACCTCATCCCGATCCTGGTGGAGCTGCGCGCGCTGGACAAGGCGCACTCGGTCGACGGCCTCGTCGCCGCGCACCTGGCCAACCACGGCGAGCAGGTGATCGACCTCAAGGCGTTCCGCTACATGCTCCGGCAGGGGCGGATCGTGCTGCTCTTCGACGGTTTCGACGAGCTTGTCGCCCGGGTGACCTACGACCGGGCCGCCGACCACCTGGAGACCCTGCTCCAGGCCGCCGAGGGCCACGCGAAGATCGTGGTGAGCAGCCGGACCCAGCACTTCAAGACCAACTCGCAGGTGCTGACCGCGCTGGGCGAGCGGGTGGGGCTGCTGCCGCACCGCCGCGTGCTGGCCATCGAGGACTTCACCCCCGGCCAGATCGAGACCTTCCTGCGCAACCGCTACGGCGGGGACGAGCGGGCCGCCCGGGAGCGGCTCGACCTGCTGGCCGGGGTCAAGGACCTGCTCGGCCTGTCCCGCAACCCGCGGATGCTCGGCTTCATCGCCAACCTCGACGAGGGGCGGCTGGCCGCGGTGGCCGGGGCCGGCGGCACGTTCAGCGCCGCGGCGCTCTACCGGGAGATCCTGGAGTCCTGGCTGGACTTCGAGGAGCGGCGCACCCAGGGGATCCCGGGCGCGCCGGTGAGCCTGCGCCGGCCCGAGCTGTGGCACGCGGTGAGCCGGTTGGCCTTCCAGCTCTGGGAGAGCGGCGAGTCCTACCTGCGGCTGGCCGAGCTGGCCGAGGCCGCCGGCCAGCTCGCCGGGCTGGCCGACTCCCGGCTGTCCGGGCCGCAGGCGATCCACGCGGTGGGCGCCGGCAGCCTGCTGGTCCGCACCGACGACGGGCTGTTCGGGTTCATCCACACCTCGGTGATGGAGTGGCTGGTCGCGGAGGGGATCGCCGCGCAGCTCAACCGGGGTGAGGAGCCGACCGCGCTGGCGGTGCGCCCGCTGTCCGCGCTGACCGTGGAGTTCCTCGGCGACCTCGCCGACCCGGCCCGGTGCACCGCCTGGACCGCCCGCGTGCTGGGCGACGAGACGGCCGGGGAGACGGTCCGGGCCAACGCGCTGCGGCTCAGCGCCCGGCTGCGGCTGCCCGACCGGGCCGACCTGCGCGGCGCGGTGCTGCGCGGCGAGGACCTGTCGCACCGGGAACTGGCCGGGGCGGACCTGACCGGCGCCGACCTGACCGACACCCGCCTGGTCGCCACCAACCTCACGGAGGCGCGGCTGGAGCACGCCCGGCTGCGCGGCGCCCGCCTGGACCAGGCCCGCCTCGCCGGGGCGGACCTGCGGGACGCCGAGCTGGCCGGCGCCCGGTTGTTCCGCGCCGACCTGCGCGGCGCCCGGATCACCGGCAGCCGGTGGCACCGCACCGCGCTGATCGACGTGAGCGCCGACGCGGCGCTGCTGCGCGCGCCGGAGCTGCGCGGCGCCGTGGTCGCCCCGGGCCGTCCGGTCGCGCCGGGCCTGGCCCCGCCCGCCGTGGGCGTGGCGTACGGCTTCGAGGTGGGCCGGCTCCCGGTGCCCGTGGCGTACAGCCCGGACGGTGCGGTGCTCGCGGTGGGCAGCGACGACGGTGGTGTGCTCATCTGCGACACCGCGGCCGGGCTGCCGGTCCGCACCCTCCAGGGCCACCGCGGTCGGGTCTACGCGGTCCGGTTCGACGCCGCCTCGCACCAGCTGGTCACCGGGGCGGCGGACCTCACCGTACGACTGTGGGACGCCGACCACGGCGACGTGCGGCACGTCATCGAGGACGTCTTCGCCGGCTGGGTGTGGCCGCTGCTCACCGACGGCGAGCGGGGGCGGCTCGTGGTGGGCGACGCGGCCGGCGTGGTCCGGCTCTACGACACCCGCACGGCCCGGCTGCGCCACGAGTGGCCCGGCCACGCCGCGCCCATCTGGGGCACCTCGTTCAGCCCGGACGGCCGGCGGGTCGTCGTGGTCGACAGCGCCGGCGTGGTCCGGGGCTGGGACATCCCCTCCGGGCGGCTCGCCTTCGAGGTACGCGAGCCCGAGGTGGTCTACCGGGTGGTGCACAGCCCGGACGGCCGCCTGCTGGCCGCGGTCGGCCAGCACGGACGGGTCTGGATCCGTCGGGCCACCGACGGCGAGCTGCTGCGCCAGCCGCGCGGCCACGAGGCCGACGTGTACGCCCTCGACATCCACCCCGACGGCACGCTCATGGCGACCGGCGACACCCACGGCGCGCTGCGGCTCTGGGAGGTGGAGACCGGCCGCCCGGTGCGGGTGCTCGGCCGGCAGCGCGGCGCCATCTACAGCGTCCGGTTCAACGGCGACGGCAGCCTGCTCGCCACGGCCGCCAGCGACGGCGCGATCCAGCTCTGGGACAGCGCCGACGGCCAGCTGCGGCACGACCTGACCCGGCACCGCGGCTCGGTCTGGCCGGTGGTCTGGCGGCCCGACCAGGCCCAGGTGGCGACCAGCAGCAACGACGGCACCACCCGGCTGTGGGACGTGCGCACCGGGCAGCTCCAGCACACCCTGCGCGGGCACGGCCGGCGGGTCACCGCGCTGTCCTTCCGGGACGACGGGGAGGTCCTCGCGGCCTGCGGCAACGACGGTGTGGTGCGGCTCTGGGAGCCGCGGACGGGCCGGCTGGTCCGGCAGCTCGCCAGCCCCGCCGACCGGCTGCTGTCGGCCGTCTTCTGCCCGGGTGAGTCGCTGGTCGCGGCGCCGAGCGGCGACGGTGGCGTGCACCTGTGGAACACCGACACCGGCGTCGACGAGCGGGAGCTCAACGTGGACACCGACCACGTGTGGGCGACCGCGTTCAGCCCCGACGGCGACGCCCTCGCCACCGCCAACGACGACGACACCGTGCGGCTGTGGTACCGGCGTACCGGCCGGCACTTCGCCACGCTCACCCCGCACCGGGGCCGGGTGCGCGCCATGGCGTTCAGCCCGGACGGCGAGACCATCGCCACCGGCTGCGACGACCAGCTCGTCCGGCTCTGGGACGCGGCCACCGCGACCTGCCGGCTCACCCTCGAACACCACACCGACCGGGTGTACGCGGTGTCCTTCAACACCGACGGGACGCTGCTCGCCAGCGCCAGCAACGACGGCGTGGCAGTGGTCTGGGACGCGCTCACCGGCGAGCGGCGCACGACGCTCACCGAGCACACCGGGCGGCTCTGGTCGTGCGCGTTCAGCCCCAACGGCAATCTGCTCGCCACGGCCGGCGACGACCTCGTCATCCGGCTCTGGGACCCGGGGACCGGCCGGCTGCACGGCACCCTGGCGGCGCACACCCGGCGGGTCTGGTCGGTGGCGTTCAGCCCCGACAGCAGCCTGCTGGCCAGCGCCGGTGACGACGGCACGGTCCGGCTGTGGGACGTCGCCGACCCGGAGCACGCCCAGCTGCGGACCACGCTGATCGGCCTGCCCGACGGCTGGGCGGCGGTGAGCCCCGACGGCCGGTACAAGTTGGACGGTGATCCCGGCGGCCAGTTCTGGCACGTCATCGGCACCTGCCGGTTCGAGGTGGGTGAGCTCGACCCGTACCTGACCCAGGTGCGGCGGCTGGCCGTGGACGCCCCGTTCTGA